In the Campylobacter concisus genome, TTGCACTCTTCATCTTTTGGCAGATAGCTTAGCTCATCTTTTTGGCAAAATTTCTCCAAAAACGTGCTCGCATCAGCTTTTTTGGCGTATGTTCGCGCTAGATCGTAATAGTTCTCTAAGCAAATTTCTTTAAATTTAGCGTAAGCTTGCTCGCTCATATCTACGCTTAGCTTGCCATCAAATTTAAGCACTCCGGCTCTAAAAAGCAGGCTAAGATGTATGAGCCCCTCGCAGTAGTAAGCCCTCACCTCATCAACCTTTCGCCAAGCAATAAGCCCAACTGCACGGGCTATTAGCTCGTGAAAGACGGCCATTTTATACTCCGCCTCTTCGTGTAAGAAGAAATTTACTAACCCACCAGTTGTCGCCTTGTACTCTTCGATAAATTTGAAAACACCACTTTTATTCATACTCATCTCAGTATCAAGTCCGATAAAGAGAATGTGTCCAAACTCATGGCCAATCGTTGAAATCTCATATACTTTTTTCCAAATTTTTGGCTTTAAAAATAAAATTTCCCTACCAAAATCCAAAAATTCCTTGCTAAAAATTTCAGCCCCAAGCTTCATAAATGGCTTTGCCTTTGCGCTTTCATAGACGTGATTTACAAAGGCAAAAATTTTCTTACCACATTTTGCGCTCACACTTTCATCATTTGGCACTACCTGAGCGCTAAAAAGTCCGTTTAGCTCCGCGCCATAATAAATCATCGGCACACTTATATAAAGCTGCGTCCTAGCGATATTTTCGCTAACTGACTTATTTGTCTCAGCGTTATCAAACTTGATCTTTTCGCAAACGCTCTTATAAGTTTTTGCCACTTTTTCTTTAAATTTAAGCTCATCAATGCCCTCGCTATCAACCAGCCTGATATCCCACTCAAGCGCAACCGCGTGCGTGTAGGCATCCTCGTAGTACTCTAGCGGATGGCCCGGTTGAAGTGCGCCTTTTACATCCATCCACGCTATCTCAGCCTCTTGCCAAGCATTTATCACCTTTGCGTTGTCCTCTTCACAAAAGGCATTTTGTAGCTTTTCAAGGTATTTGACATAAGATTTTTGCTCGTCATTTTTGGCTAAATTTCTTAAAATTTCAAGATTTTTAGCAAAGACGCTTTTAAGCTCTCTCACCTCATCTTTAAAAGCAAGTGCATAAGGCAAAAAGCTAAATTTATTACCTTCTTTTACTACCGCGCCATACGTTCTATCGGCCCTTACGCCGTTACTATCACACTGAAATAAAGCATTTTTAGTAATAAACTCATTTGCCTGGCTTAGATCTTTAAATTTAGTCTCAAACTCTTTGTTTGTAGTGTCGATAATACGATCCTGCCATGAAATTTGCCACGCATTTAGACTAAGCCCAAGTTCATGCATAGCCTGCACAAAAGCTTGGTTAAACGGATCTAAAATTTTCTCTTCTTTGGCCTTTTCTAAAAGCTTGGCGTGCAGATTTTCATATAAATTTCTAACGTAGCCATACATTAAATTTAGCACTCGTTTTTGCTCGTCTTCGCCTAAATTTAGCTTTTTTAGCTCATTTTGAAGCGGATCAACTTTAAGATCTACTATCCTTCTTGCAAGAGCTAGTTTCTGGCTTGGTGTGCCAGCAAGACCACAAATTTTAACAGCTTCGTTTATAATGTCATCGTCTAAATTTTTATAAATAGCATTTAACTTATTTTTTTGCTCTTTTGTGAGTTCATTTAATCTTTTAAAATCATTCATTTTTTCATCCCCTGAAGTTGCAAGATTTTAGCATAAAGCCTTAAAATTTGCTACAATCAACCAAAAATTTTAACATCTAAAAGGCAAAAAATGGATATTTTAAAGGATTTTGGTGAGCCACGCATAAAACAAGTTATGTTGCCAAAGGACACAAACTCAGCTGGAAATATTTTTGGTGGCTGGATAATGAGTCAGATCGACCTTGCAGGTGCACAAGCTGCAAGAGAAATTTCTCCTGAACGCGTTGTGACGATCTCTATGAAAGAGATCATCTTTAAACAACCTGTCTTTGTTGGCGATGTGCTAAGCTGCTACGCTAAAATCATCTCTGTTGGTAAAACCTCGATAACAACGCAAATAGAAGTAACCGCTCTTAGGCTAAATCCGGGCGGATATAGAGAAACTATACACGTTACTAGCGCTACCGCAACTTACGTAAGCGTAACAAAAGATGGGCTTAAAAAGCCAATCGATGAGAAGCTAAAACAACTTCATGGATTTTAAAAATTTGGTTGCGATTTATGCAACCAAATTGAAAAATTAATACTACTTTTAAAAATTATTGAAATTTAAAAATTAAAAAGCAAAAATTTCAACTTGATTAAATACTTTCTAAGATAAAATCCAAAACTACTTTTGGGAGAATCATGAAAAAGTCACGTTTAGGCCTTTTGCAGACACAAATTTTAGATATCCTAACTCAATCCGAGCTTGATAAATTTGAGTACAAAAACCTTCCAAAAACAAGCATCATTTACGCAGAAGAGATCAAAATCGTCATTTTAAAAAGCGGCTGTGCAAAGCTTTCGTTTTTTGAAGACGGGGAAGAATTTATCCTTTACCGTTTGGAAGCAAACAACATTGCAGTTCTTGATGATAATTGTGCATTTGAAATTTTAGAAGACGCAAAAATTTACTCCATAAACTTAAGCGAAATAAGTGAAATTTTATCAAATGTAAATGTTGTAGATGAAATTTTAAAAGCGGCGTTAAACGCCATCATCGTACAACGTCAGATCATAAAATCAATACTTTTTGAAGATGCGAAAGGCAGGATTGCAAATTTTTTGATTGAGCTTGCACGCGAACAAGATCTAAAACAAAATGGCTATCATTATGTCTTTTTGCCATTTTCTTTAAAAGTACTATCAAGCTTTGTGGGGCTTAAAAGACAAAGCGCCTCAACTGCATTTAATGAGCTTATAAAAAACGACATCATAAGAAAAATAACGCCACACGAGTTTTTGATCATAGATTACGAAAAGCTCGAAAGTTACACAAACTAAAAATCAAAAATTTTTAATAAAAAAGATAATTGTTAGCAAAAAGAGTAATTTTAAAAGATTAGTCTTTGCTAAAAAGCAAAGACTAAGAGTTTTAAGCTTTTTTCTTCATCTCAAATTTATTAGCCATGAAGCCAACTAAACCAACAAAGAAAACTCCTCCGACGATATTGCCAAGAGTAACCGGAACTAGGTTTTTACCGATAAAATTTCCCCAGTTTAGTACTTCTAGTTTATCGGCTGTAGTATGAAGCAACGCTGCTGCAGCATTTATATCACCACCGCTTGCTGCGATATAGTGAGCTTTAGAAATGATGGCTTCAGTTATGATGAACATATTTGCCACGCAGTGCTCCATAGAGCATGCAACAAACGCACCGATCATCCACATAATAGCAAAAAATTTACCAGTTAGATTGCTCTCGCTTGTCGCAGTCCAGACAGACATACAGACAAAGACGTTACAAAAAATTCCACGGATAAATAGCTCATGAAATGGTGCTGTAATCTTACCAATAGCAGCTGGAACAAAGTGTTGTAATATGTAGCCATCATACTTTAGTGGCAAGCCTGAGTAGTAGTACATATACGCAATCAGTGCGCCGCCAACGAAGTTAAATATCCAAACAATAGCCCAGTATACGATAGTATTACCTAGTTTTAGTTTGCCTTCATATGCGCTAACACCGCTTAAAACAGAGCTCGTAAAGAGGTGACCACCATAAAAAACAACCATCATAAGACCACAACTAAATGTGATACCGCCGATAAAATTTGAAAGGCCAATAGACTGGTTTTCAGCCATACCAACTGTTGAGTGAGCCCAAAAAATATCACCCATAGCAATAGCAGCTCCAGCCATGATAGCAAGAAAAATAATACTAGTAAGCGGCATATGAGCCTTATGCTCCATAGAGCTTGAGACCGCTTGAGCGGTTTCTGCCGGATTTAACATCACATTCTCCTTTTTATTTTCAATCTCGCACATGAGCCAGGCTCATCTTTGCGACCAAAGTTTAACACTTTGCAAAATCACTAAAGTCAAATCACTGCTTGCGATTAAAAGCAAAATTTTGCCTTTAGTAACCAAAAAGATTAAAATTAGCCATTTGCCAAATTTAACCAACTAAATTTTTATCAATCTCTACAATTCTCAAAAAAGCTTTTCTGGCACTTTTTTTAGCCTGCTCGCTTAGTCCCTCTTCAAAATTTAAGACATTTTCGAGCAAGACGCTAATGCCTAAAAACAGCGTTTTAGGGCAAATTTTTCGCAAATAACTCAAAAGCACTGGCGTTGGTAGATTGTGAGTTGAGTAGATATAGTCTCTATCGTCACTTAGGTCAAAAAACTCTATCTTATCCTCATCAAAGCCGCTCATCGCATCGACTACTATCAAGATATCAGGCGCAAATTCTCTAATGGCCGAGAATTCATTCTCAGGCACATCTTGCCCAAAAAAGACCTTCCACTCTTTTAGCTCGTGCTCCACGATGCGGCCGACTTCATTGCCCACATCATCATCGCCACGCATAGGATTACCGATGCAAAGGATGGCCTTTTTCATCAAAAGTCCTTCCTAAGCACGATATATCCCTCTTTTAAATTTGCCAAAATTTCTTTAAGCTTACACTCACAAAGCTGTGGCAAGAGTTTAGCGATATGCTCGGCAAAAATTTCAACTTCAAAATATTTGCTTAAATTTCCGATCTTAAATTTCACATATTCGCCTGAGTTTTTGATCATCTCGTCAAATTCCTCATCGCTTAGCTCTAAAATTTTCTCGCTAAAATCAATTGTGCCAACGCCATGTCCCACGCAAGTGGAGAAAATTTTTATCTCTTTTAGCTCGCGTGGAAGCTTATCGTTGTCGTCCATATGCCTTTTTGTAAGCTTATAAACTTGTATCATCTCTTGCTCCAAACCTCGCTATCAACATCTATCGCAAAGCTTTTATCAGCTTTTGCATATTTTAGATAGACATCATTATGCAAAAGCCCCATGCACTCAGCATATCTAGGATCTTCTTCTTTTTTGATAGCTGTAAGCACAGCCTCTCTTGAAATGCTTGGGTCATGGACATCTTTTGAACATTTGATAGCATTCATATATTTTTCAAAAAGGATTCTACCAAAGATATAGCTCATTAGTCTTCTGCTTTCAGCTTGCAAGTCGCGCTCAAATAAAATATCACCTATGACCGACTTCTCAACTGAAGGTGGCAATGTATTATCTTCTTCATAGCTTTTTTTATGAAGCTTTTGATCTATGATACCAAGAGCCATACCAAGGCCGTAAATAATGCTTGCTGGGTGTGGAGGACAGCCTGGGATATAGACATCAACTGGAATTATCTTATCGATGCCGCCCCAAACGCTATAAGCGTCATGGAAAATTCCGCCACTGCTTCCGCACGCACCAAGAGCAACCACGATCTTAGGATCTGGAGTTGCCTCATAAGCACGAAGAAGCGGATAATACATCTGTCTTGTTACAGGACCAGTACAAAGCAAAATATCAGCGTGTCTTGGGTTTGCAACAAGTTTAAAACCAAAACGCTCAGGATCCCACATTGGCGTAATAGCTGCAAAAATTTCTATCTCACAGCCGTTACAGCTTCCGCAGTCGATCCTATAAACGCTAAAGCTTCTTTTGATATTTTTTAGATGCTCTAGCTTTGCAGTTAGATCATTTGCTGTTTTTATGTCCTCTGGGACTTGATATAGACTCATTTTATAGCCTCCTCAATGCCTTTTGTTAGCCTCTCAGCAGATTGATTTTTCTTGCACTCTGGGCAGATATAAAGGTAGTCTTTTGCCTCTTCAAGTCTGCCTGGGAGTAAATTTGCTGTGCCAAGCTTTTCAAGGGTGAAATTTATAAGCCTTTTTGGCGTAAATGGCTTGCCGCAGCATTTGCAAGTTTGCATCTCAAGCTCGCCCCTTTGTATAAGAGCGCTCTTGTCAAATTTAACCGCAAGCTCAAAGCTATCACTTAGGCGAACGGCTCCAGTTGGGCAAACCTCATCGCAGCGACCGCAAAATATGCAGCGCCCACAGTCAAATTCCCAAACAAGCTTTGTTTGCTCCTCGTTCATCTTAAGCTCTATCGCGTTACTAGGGCAAGCGATACCGCAAGCCGCACAACCTACACAAAGATCGTATGTATAGTTTGGCTGACCACGGAAATTTTCAGGAACAATATATGGCTCAAATGGATAGGCGTATGTCGCTTTTCCATATTTTTCTGTGATGTCAAATAACTTCATCATCTTAAATCCTTCTTACTAACCCCGCCATCTTGACAGAATTTTTTAAGGTCTTTCTCTGTTAAAATTTTGCTCTTTTTAGTCCTTACATCGACTAATGTAACACGCTCTGTACATGAGTAGCAAGGGTCAAGTGAGCAAACGATAAGCGCAGCGTCACTTATGTTGTTTCCTCTAAATTGATACCTTAGGCTTGGCCAGTTGTTATATGTTGCAGCCCTGCATCTCCAGCGATATACTTTTTGAGCGCTACCTTGCATGATCCAGTGAACATTCTCGCCACGTGGTGCTTCATCATGACCAAGTGCAAAATTTTCAGGTTTGATCATAGTCACAGGATCGATCATGATCGGAGTTTGAGGCATCATCTCAAAGCATTGGCGGATGATGTGGATAGAGCTTTTTAGCTCTTTATATCTAACCATCTCACGAGCAAAAACGTCGCAACCATGCTCAACTGCTACTTCAAATTCTATCTGTTTAAAAAAGTCATATGGGTGATCATAGCGGTTATCGCGTTTAAAGCCAGAGCCTCTCATATTTGGACCAACTGGGCTAAAGTCGCGTGCTATTTGGCGATCTAAGATACCCACACCTTTCCAGCGCCCGATTTGGCGTTTATCCTCCATAACTGCGTCCCAAATTTCTGAAATTTGAACGTCAAGTTTATTTATGATCTCGATACCTTTTTTGATCTCTTGGTTTGTCATATCACGTCTTAAGCCACCCATAACGACGTTGCCGTATGTTTTACGTCCACCAGTTACAAGCTGAGCTAGCTCCATAGAGTACTCACGAACCCTAAAGATGTGCATGAAAGCGTTGTAGTTACCAGTGACCTCACAAGCTAGACCGATATTTAAAAGGTGGCTGTGAAGACGCTCGATCTCAAGACAGATGACGCGTATAGCTTGAGCTCTTAGTGGAATTTCAAGCTTGATAGCTTTTTCTGCTGCTTCGATACAAGCGATAGCGTGAGCATAACCACAAATTCCACAAACTCTCTCTGCAAGATAGCCCATTTGATCATAGTTCATTCTGTTTTCAGCTAGCTTTTCCATACCGCGGTGTTGATAAAAGAGGCGGTAGTCAGCATCGA is a window encoding:
- the ciaB gene encoding invasion protein CiaB, which gives rise to MNDFKRLNELTKEQKNKLNAIYKNLDDDIINEAVKICGLAGTPSQKLALARRIVDLKVDPLQNELKKLNLGEDEQKRVLNLMYGYVRNLYENLHAKLLEKAKEEKILDPFNQAFVQAMHELGLSLNAWQISWQDRIIDTTNKEFETKFKDLSQANEFITKNALFQCDSNGVRADRTYGAVVKEGNKFSFLPYALAFKDEVRELKSVFAKNLEILRNLAKNDEQKSYVKYLEKLQNAFCEEDNAKVINAWQEAEIAWMDVKGALQPGHPLEYYEDAYTHAVALEWDIRLVDSEGIDELKFKEKVAKTYKSVCEKIKFDNAETNKSVSENIARTQLYISVPMIYYGAELNGLFSAQVVPNDESVSAKCGKKIFAFVNHVYESAKAKPFMKLGAEIFSKEFLDFGREILFLKPKIWKKVYEISTIGHEFGHILFIGLDTEMSMNKSGVFKFIEEYKATTGGLVNFFLHEEAEYKMAVFHELIARAVGLIAWRKVDEVRAYYCEGLIHLSLLFRAGVLKFDGKLSVDMSEQAYAKFKEICLENYYDLARTYAKKADASTFLEKFCQKDELSYLPKDEECKKFVEYFYARYEAIGNDVDDSGEWQRWQSLAKKAEKDR
- a CDS encoding acyl-CoA thioesterase, whose translation is MDILKDFGEPRIKQVMLPKDTNSAGNIFGGWIMSQIDLAGAQAAREISPERVVTISMKEIIFKQPVFVGDVLSCYAKIISVGKTSITTQIEVTALRLNPGGYRETIHVTSATATYVSVTKDGLKKPIDEKLKQLHGF
- a CDS encoding Crp/Fnr family transcriptional regulator — its product is MKKSRLGLLQTQILDILTQSELDKFEYKNLPKTSIIYAEEIKIVILKSGCAKLSFFEDGEEFILYRLEANNIAVLDDNCAFEILEDAKIYSINLSEISEILSNVNVVDEILKAALNAIIVQRQIIKSILFEDAKGRIANFLIELAREQDLKQNGYHYVFLPFSLKVLSSFVGLKRQSASTAFNELIKNDIIRKITPHEFLIIDYEKLESYTN
- a CDS encoding formate/nitrite transporter family protein, translating into MLNPAETAQAVSSSMEHKAHMPLTSIIFLAIMAGAAIAMGDIFWAHSTVGMAENQSIGLSNFIGGITFSCGLMMVVFYGGHLFTSSVLSGVSAYEGKLKLGNTIVYWAIVWIFNFVGGALIAYMYYYSGLPLKYDGYILQHFVPAAIGKITAPFHELFIRGIFCNVFVCMSVWTATSESNLTGKFFAIMWMIGAFVACSMEHCVANMFIITEAIISKAHYIAASGGDINAAAALLHTTADKLEVLNWGNFIGKNLVPVTLGNIVGGVFFVGLVGFMANKFEMKKKA
- a CDS encoding hydrogenase 3 maturation endopeptidase HyCI, which produces MKKAILCIGNPMRGDDDVGNEVGRIVEHELKEWKVFFGQDVPENEFSAIREFAPDILIVVDAMSGFDEDKIEFFDLSDDRDYIYSTHNLPTPVLLSYLRKICPKTLFLGISVLLENVLNFEEGLSEQAKKSARKAFLRIVEIDKNLVG
- a CDS encoding formate hydrogenlyase maturation HycH family protein, with the translated sequence MIQVYKLTKRHMDDNDKLPRELKEIKIFSTCVGHGVGTIDFSEKILELSDEEFDEMIKNSGEYVKFKIGNLSKYFEVEIFAEHIAKLLPQLCECKLKEILANLKEGYIVLRKDF
- a CDS encoding NADH-quinone oxidoreductase subunit B family protein — encoded protein: MSLYQVPEDIKTANDLTAKLEHLKNIKRSFSVYRIDCGSCNGCEIEIFAAITPMWDPERFGFKLVANPRHADILLCTGPVTRQMYYPLLRAYEATPDPKIVVALGACGSSGGIFHDAYSVWGGIDKIIPVDVYIPGCPPHPASIIYGLGMALGIIDQKLHKKSYEEDNTLPPSVEKSVIGDILFERDLQAESRRLMSYIFGRILFEKYMNAIKCSKDVHDPSISREAVLTAIKKEEDPRYAECMGLLHNDVYLKYAKADKSFAIDVDSEVWSKR
- a CDS encoding formate hydrogenlyase complex iron-sulfur subunit codes for the protein MMKLFDITEKYGKATYAYPFEPYIVPENFRGQPNYTYDLCVGCAACGIACPSNAIELKMNEEQTKLVWEFDCGRCIFCGRCDEVCPTGAVRLSDSFELAVKFDKSALIQRGELEMQTCKCCGKPFTPKRLINFTLEKLGTANLLPGRLEEAKDYLYICPECKKNQSAERLTKGIEEAIK
- a CDS encoding NADH-quinone oxidoreductase subunit C; amino-acid sequence: MRGDKFIEILKTKVKILEVTRQADDQITVLVDRNDLPLAVKTLYYDIGGFISTMIPNDERQINGSYALYYAISMEGSKMTEADDFAAEDKCFITVKTLIPGSDPTFPSVTPLVPACVWYEREAYDMFGLVAEGLPDKRRLVLSDDWPDGLHPLRKDAMDYRYRPDPVDHRDEPDSEFLFPIGDAVVDVPLGPLHITSDEPGHFRLFCDGDEIIDADYRLFYQHRGMEKLAENRMNYDQMGYLAERVCGICGYAHAIACIEAAEKAIKLEIPLRAQAIRVICLEIERLHSHLLNIGLACEVTGNYNAFMHIFRVREYSMELAQLVTGGRKTYGNVVMGGLRRDMTNQEIKKGIEIINKLDVQISEIWDAVMEDKRQIGRWKGVGILDRQIARDFSPVGPNMRGSGFKRDNRYDHPYDFFKQIEFEVAVEHGCDVFAREMVRYKELKSSIHIIRQCFEMMPQTPIMIDPVTMIKPENFALGHDEAPRGENVHWIMQGSAQKVYRWRCRAATYNNWPSLRYQFRGNNISDAALIVCSLDPCYSCTERVTLVDVRTKKSKILTEKDLKKFCQDGGVSKKDLR